The DNA sequence CGGCGCGCTCCTTGCCGAGCTTCGACACATCCGCGCCTTCGCGGAACCACAGCGGCTTCTCGACCGGCGGATCGGCGTAGACACCAATCATCGCGTCGAGCGGCTCGGGGAACGGCGAGGCCTCGGCGATGTCCGTCGCGGCATCGACTTCCTTCGCAACGCGCGCATCGATCTCATCGAGCGTCGCCTGGGCGACCTTCTCGCGGTCGAGCAGCACCCGCACGAACCGGTCGATGGGGTCGTTCTCCGCCGCCCAGCGCTCGATCTCGCCGTCCGGCACGTACGACTGATTGTCGTGCTCGGCGTGACCCTTGCGCCGGTACGTCATGAACTCGAGCAGCTGTACGCCTTCGCCGGCGCGCGCGCGGTCCACCGCTCGCTTGGTGCAGTCATAGACCGCCAGCACGTCGTTGCCGTCGCATTGTTCGCCCGTGACGCCGTAGCCGATCGCCTTGTCCACGAATTGCGCGGCGGCCGTCTGCTTGGACGTCGGCGTCGAGTAGGCGTAGCCGTTGTTCTCGATGACCACGACCAGCGGCAGCTGCTGCACCGCCGCGAAGTTGATGCCCTCGTGGAACGCGCCGGTGCTCGTCGCGCCGTCACCGACGTAGACCAAGCCGACGCGATCCTCGCCGCGCATCTTGAAGGTCATGGTCACGCCCGTCATCACCGGCACCATGTCGCCGAGCGGCGAGATCTGGCCGAGGAATCCGCGCGTCTTGCCGGCCTCGCCGATGTCGCCGAAGTGGATGTTGAGCTCGCGGCCGCGCGTCGGCGAGTCGCCCTTGGCCATGTACTGCTTGAGCACTTCGACCGGCGTCGCGCCCTTCACGAGCATCGCGCCGAGGTTGCGGATGAGCGGCGACATGACGTCGCGCTGCTCGAGCGCGTAGCAGGACCCGACCGCGTCCGCTTCCTGGCCCAACGAACGGAACAGGCCGCCGACGACCTTGGTCTGCCGATACAGCGCCACGAGCCGCTCCTCGAGCGTGCGCGTGAGCCGCATCCAGTAGTAGAGCTCCAGCTTGCGCTCGATCGGCAGCGCCTCGCCCAGGTGGGGCTGCGCGCCGCGCGAGGCGGCGCGCCCGGACTTGGGAGGCATTCAGTAGGCCGGGGCGAACGTGTGCTTGGCGTCGACCTGCGTATGCAGCGAGACGAAGAACTTCTTCACGTTGCGGTCGAGACGGCTCTCACCCATCTGGTCCGTGTCGGCTTCCACGAACACGTAGTGGCCGCCTTCCATCTTCACGCTGATGGTCAGGCTGGACGGAACCTCGGGCGTGCCGACGCTGCCTTTGAACGTGCGGGAGCGCGCGGTCTGACCGGCCGGCATCATCCCGATCGTGGGGAAGAAGGCGTCGGCGGTGGCGAGGACGGCGTCGGGATGCAGGCTGGTGCGATGGAAGTGCTTCATGGGGGGCTGAAGACGGAAGGTTCGAATCAGTTGCTGCCGGTCGGCACCACTTCATTCCGGACCTGCTGGCGCCAATCGTCGGTGCGCTGCAGGGCCTGCGTGCTGTCGCGGCGGAAGCGGAATCCCATGGCCCACTCGCCCGCCGTGATGAACATGATCTTGGCGCGATACGTGCCCGGCTCGGGGCCGTATTCGAGGCCGTTGTAGACGGTCTTGCGGTCGGCGTTCGTCGCGAAGAGCTGGCCCTCGCCGTTCACGATCGGCTCCCGCGTCTCCTTGTCGTAGACGGTGATCGTGTACGTGATCTGCTCGAGCGCGCGCGGCGGGATGACATCCGGCTTGAGGCGGATCTCGAAGCTGTCCGTCCACAGGCGCACCACCCCGATATCATCGGGATTGGGACCACAGGCCTGCACCGCCCCGGCGAGCGCCGCGACGAACAGGAACGACAGCAGGGGACGGAGGCGAGCCATCGGATGCTCCAAGGTGGCGGGACGACCGGGAACCCTTGGAAAATAGCGAGGTTACGCGCTCCGGGCGACGTGCCGGACCCGCTGGACCACGGTCCAGACGGCCGTCACCGCCAGCAACGTCACCACCCCCCGCAGGACCGCGCCGTTCCAGAGCAGGCCGAAGAAGGCCTGCGGGGCCGCCAGGATGGTGATGCGTTCAGGGCGCTCCAGGGCACCCACCCCCTTCAGGCTGATTCCGAGCGCGTCGGCCTTGGCGCGGGTGTAGCTCGTGACCTGCACCGCGCTGAGGGCCAGCAACGAGACACCGACCATGGGCCACGAGCGGTGCGGGCCGTCCGCCGCGAAGAACAGGGCGATGCCCCCGAAGAGCATCGCGTCGGCCACCCGGTCCAGCGTCGAATCGAAGAACGACCCGAAGACCGTGGCCTTCCCGCTGGCGCGCGCGACGGCACCATCGATCACGTCGAAGAACGCGGTCAGCCCCAGCGTCCAGCCAGCCGCGTGGATCCAGCCGGCCGCGAACATCGCGCCGGCCACACCGCAGCAGAGCGTGCCCAACACGGTGAGGGCGTTCGGCGAAATGCCCACCCGCACACACCACGCGACGAGCGGCTGCGTACCGCGCAGGTAGCCGTCGCGGATCGCGTGCCAGAGGGAAAGCGGAAGCGCCGCCATCAGCGGTAGATCAAGTACTGCCGCGTGGCCTGCTGCCACGCCACCACGCTCGGCAACTGTGCATCGATCAGTTCGTCAGGATCGCCGCGGCCGAGCAGGCCCTCGCGTACCGACGGCATGCCGAAGCGCTCGTCCCACCCGCGCGCGTTCACCTCGAGCGAGTCCGGGTGCACCTTGGCGATCGCCCAGAGCACGGCGGCGCCGACGCGCGCCATCTGCGCCCGGTCGCGGTCCACGAGCACGATGCGCACACCGGGAATCGCGCGGTTGCCGTACTTCGCGTCGGTGGGATTCCGCGGCGTGAAGCGTTCGGCTTCGAAGCGCACGCCGCTCAACCCGCGCGTATTCAGCGAGTCCACCACCTGCTGCGCATCGAGCCACGGGGCGCCGACGCGCTGGAATGGCAGGTCGGTGCCCCGCCCGACGGACAGATTGCTGCGTTCGAAGGCGACGAGCGCGGGATACAACGTGGCGCTGGTCAACGTGACCATGGCCGGCGACGGGACGATCCACGGCAGCTTGGTGTCGTCCCAGTACATGCTCCGGCGCCAGCCGCGCATCGGGACCACGTGCAGCGTGACGGGCATGGCCAACTCCGCGGCGAACCAGCGGGCGAGCTCGCCCATCGTCATACCATGCCGTAGCGGCGCCGGGTATAATGCGTAGGCACGGCCGCGCCGCTCCGGCGTCGGGTCTTCGGGATTCGCCAGCGCAGCATCGAGCAGCGGCCCCTCGACGCGACCGGAAATCGGATTGGGGCGGTCGAGTACAACGAAGGGAATGCCCGCGCGCGCCGCGGCGCGCATCGCGTACACCATCACGCCCACATACGTCCACGTGCGCGTCCCGATGTCCTGCAGGTCGAAGACCACCGCGTCGAGGTCGCGCAGCAGCGAGTCCGGCGGCGGGATCGTTTCGCGCGTGTACAGCGAGTGCACGGTGAGGCCGGTCGCGCGGTCGATCTCATCGGGTAGGTCGGGCCGGTCGGCGACCCCGCGAATGCCGTGCTCCGGCGAGAACAGCCGCACCACGGTGATGTTGGCCGCGCGCGCTCGCGGATCGCGGTGCAGCAAATCCACCACACTGCGCCCCTCGGCGTCCACCCCCGTCTGGTTCGTGATGACCGCGATGCGCTTGCCCGCCAGCAACGCCAGCGAATCCTCCATGAGCACGGTCAGCCCCGGCGCGACCGCTACGTCACGGCGCGCCGGACGAGGCTCCTGCGCCCGCGGGCGCGGCGCGCAGGCCAACAGCCCGACACAGAGCCAGAGTCCCTTCATGCCCACGCCATTCCACGCCTGATGCGACACCCGCGCCTCCGTGCGGCCCTGCTGGGCCTCGTCCTGGTCTCCTGCGCGCCGGTCAGCGCGCCTGCACCCGCGCCCACCGTCGTCGACCGCGTCACCGTCCCCGACGTCGAGCCCGTCGAGGTGCCATGGTCCGTGCAAACGCTCCCGCCGTCCCTGCATGACCCGCTGCCCGAGGCGGCGCAGCAGTGGATCGACACCACCATCGCCGGCCTCACGCTCCGCGAACGCGTCGCACAGATGGTGATGATCTGGGTCCTCGGGGATTATACCAGCACGAGCGATTCCTCGTTCATCCTTGCCGTCGAGCGCATCCGTCGCGACAAGGTCGGGGGCGTGGTGATGTCGCTCGGCTCGCCGATCGAAGTGGCGGAGAAGGTGAACGCGCTGCAGCGTCGCGCCGAAATCCCGTTGCTGGTGTCGTCGGATGTGGAACCGGGACTCGGGCGCCTGGAAGGCGGCGTATTCTCACCGGGCACCCTCGCTGCCGGCAGCGCGACGGTGCTGCCGAGCAACATGGCCATCGGTGCCACACGCCGCATCGAGCACGCCCGCGAGGCCGGCCGCATCACCGGCGAAGAGTCGCGGGCCGTGGGCATCCACCTCGCCTTCGCCCCGACGGTAGACGTCAACAACAACCCGGCGAACCCGGTCATCAACGTCCGCTCGTTCGGGGAGGACCCGCTGCTCGTCTCGGCCATGGGCACGGCGTTCGTCGAAGGCATGCAAGAGTCGGGCGTGGCGGCAACTGTGAAGCACTTTCCGGGGCACGGCGACACGGACACCGACTCGCACAACGCGCTGCCGGTCGTCACCGCCTCGCCCGAGCGGCTCTACGCACTCGAACTCGTGCCCTTCCGTGCGGCCATCGACGCCGGCGTCGCCGCCGTGATGAGCGCGCACATCGCGCTGCCGGCCGTCACGAATGACCGCACGCCGGCGACGCTCGCGCCCGAGATCATGACGGGACTGCTGCGCGATTCACTCGGCTTCCGTGGCCTCGTCGTCACGGATGCCATGGACATGCGCGGCGTCGGCCAAGGCTACGACAACGCCACGAGCGCCGTCCGCGCCGTGCAAGCGGGCACCGATATCCTGCTGATGCCGCCCGACGTGCCGCTCGCCATCGACGCGGTCGTGGCGGCCGTCGAAGCCGGCACCATCACGCGGGAGCGGA is a window from the Pseudogemmatithrix spongiicola genome containing:
- a CDS encoding CDP-alcohol phosphatidyltransferase family protein, whose translation is MAALPLSLWHAIRDGYLRGTQPLVAWCVRVGISPNALTVLGTLCCGVAGAMFAAGWIHAAGWTLGLTAFFDVIDGAVARASGKATVFGSFFDSTLDRVADAMLFGGIALFFAADGPHRSWPMVGVSLLALSAVQVTSYTRAKADALGISLKGVGALERPERITILAAPQAFFGLLWNGAVLRGVVTLLAVTAVWTVVQRVRHVARSA
- a CDS encoding exo-beta-N-acetylmuramidase NamZ family protein — protein: MSHQAWNGVGMKGLWLCVGLLACAPRPRAQEPRPARRDVAVAPGLTVLMEDSLALLAGKRIAVITNQTGVDAEGRSVVDLLHRDPRARAANITVVRLFSPEHGIRGVADRPDLPDEIDRATGLTVHSLYTRETIPPPDSLLRDLDAVVFDLQDIGTRTWTYVGVMVYAMRAAARAGIPFVVLDRPNPISGRVEGPLLDAALANPEDPTPERRGRAYALYPAPLRHGMTMGELARWFAAELAMPVTLHVVPMRGWRRSMYWDDTKLPWIVPSPAMVTLTSATLYPALVAFERSNLSVGRGTDLPFQRVGAPWLDAQQVVDSLNTRGLSGVRFEAERFTPRNPTDAKYGNRAIPGVRIVLVDRDRAQMARVGAAVLWAIAKVHPDSLEVNARGWDERFGMPSVREGLLGRGDPDELIDAQLPSVVAWQQATRQYLIYR
- a CDS encoding thiamine pyrophosphate-dependent dehydrogenase E1 component subunit alpha codes for the protein MPPKSGRAASRGAQPHLGEALPIERKLELYYWMRLTRTLEERLVALYRQTKVVGGLFRSLGQEADAVGSCYALEQRDVMSPLIRNLGAMLVKGATPVEVLKQYMAKGDSPTRGRELNIHFGDIGEAGKTRGFLGQISPLGDMVPVMTGVTMTFKMRGEDRVGLVYVGDGATSTGAFHEGINFAAVQQLPLVVVIENNGYAYSTPTSKQTAAAQFVDKAIGYGVTGEQCDGNDVLAVYDCTKRAVDRARAGEGVQLLEFMTYRRKGHAEHDNQSYVPDGEIERWAAENDPIDRFVRVLLDREKVAQATLDEIDARVAKEVDAATDIAEASPFPEPLDAMIGVYADPPVEKPLWFREGADVSKLGKERAEGWGTFDAKGGK